The genomic window CTGCTTCTAGCCAACTGGTCGACGCCCAGTTCCCGAAAGTAAATTACAATTATATGATGTTCCCTTCATGGAAGATATTAATGCGCAATCCAATTATTACCCTTTTCAGGTTTGGTCTGGATATTGCGCAACCAAAATTGCTGAACTCCACAAAAGGTTCATTTACTCCAAGCTCACATGTTGATTTTGACACTTCAAAATCAAAGTGACTCTCGTGGCACTCCTTTGATTTTCCTCTGTACTATCAGTTAAGCGTTTGTTACCATGAATTTGTTGTGCATTTTCTATAATAAGAAAATTGTGTGGCGCATGAAAGATCTTCTGTACTTATAGTTGCGTATGTACTCAGATGCTCATTTCTTTTTATGTGGACAAATCCCAAGTTTCTTACCTTAATTTAGGGTCTTCTTGTATGAAGGTTTTCTCTCTCACATGGAGTGTGACCACTCAGTCCTTGCATTCAGGTTATTTATAAAAAAGGGCTTGCATCATGTTATTGAAGGTCATGTTTTCATTCTTTCAGCCACGTGGTAAGATAGGGTCATACCATAACAATATTGATGCAGGCCTCCTATTTCGCCTGGCTGATAGCAAGGTGAGCATACATACTGCTTTCATGATATTTTCCAGAATAATATTGATGCAGGCCTCCTATTTCGCCTGGCTGATAGCAAGGTGAGCATACATACTGCTTTCATGACTGGCTCTTTTCTAACCATGCAGAAAATGTAGACAGAGAAAAATAAAATTAAACAGACCTTGAATCCCTCTATTTAACAATCTTCTACCATATCATCTGTAAGTTAATGCTTAGATGTGTGTTACCTGTGTGAATAAACAGATATGTAACTAAATGAGGTCAGAGTTATTGTTTTTCTTGATATTGCAATCTGTGAAGAAAGTGCACATTCTTTTTGATATATAGTAGTAGATGTTAAAACTTTATAAATTGAGGTATATCAAATTAGGTTCTACTACTACTAAGCCCTGGACTGTTCTACTTCTAAAAATTGATGTTTTGTACTCCTTTTGAAGGACATAGTTGTTTCGGAGATTGAAGATAGGATATCATTATGGAGTTTTATTCCAAAAGGTATCGTTTGTTCCTTGCAATTACTCTTTTGTAATTCCGTGTAACCTTGCTTGCTAGATGTCTGGCTGTTGACACATTCTTAGTGGTCTCAGAGCATGGGGAGAGCATGCAGATTTTGAAGTATGGAGCAAACAAAAGTGACCCTAAAAATCAAGAAACTCAATTGAGCAGTGGTGCCAATAGGCTTGTGACCATTTTGATGTACCTTTCTGATATCAAGCAAGGTGGTGAAACTGTTTTCCCGAGATCCGAGGTAATGACATTATCACAGTCTTACTTGTGAGAAGAAGTCCTTATCATTTTCAAACAAAAGAAGTGCTTATCAAAATGACTAGTCACACTGACATTTGTATGTACTTTCCTTGACTGAAAAGTGAAAAGGAGATAATAATCTGTATATAATATATGTGCGCTGCTGAAGGATACTCAAGCCAAGGAAGGGACACCTTCCGATTGTGCTGGTTACGCAGTTAAACCTGTCAAGGGCAACGCGATTCTGCTGTTCAATTCAAGGCCTGACGGAATCGCCGACAAGGACAGCCAGTATGAGGCCTGTTCTGTCCTTGAAGGGGAGAAATGGCTCGCCATAAAACATATGCATGCCAGCAAGATTGATAAATCAAAACGTTCGCCGGCATCCGAGGATGATGGTTGCACCATGAAGATGGTAACTGTGTCAGTTGGGCCGCTGCCGGCGAATGCAACAAGAATCCAGTGTTTATGATTGGAAGTCCAGACTACTATGGCACTGGCAGGAAGAGCTGCCATGCGTGCTAGAtgttttttttttttgttttcgtgCATTGCCCTTAGGGATGTCTCTTGGCATTTTCGTTGTTTAATACAGGCATTGGTGTTGTAAGTGGAGAATGATTCAGCAAATTGTGCACTTCCCACAGATAACCTTTACTGTTGTCAGGAAATGTAGTACATAGGTATTGGATTGGCTGCTCTTATAAAGTTATGGAAATTAATTCTGACCTCATTTTGTTCTGTCAGACAATGCCTGCATGCATAATCGCACTTGTCTGCATCTTTGCATTCCAGCAACTTTCTGGGTACATAGATAATTTTGGGCCTAACATGTTTTTGACTTGAACATTTCTAACGTGTGTGGGCTCTTATATGATCATATATATCATAAGAATACTCGTCTAACATTATAGGGCAAATAACACTTAAAAGTAGCTGGTTTTTCCCCTGCATATACAAGCTATCGGTTTTATTTAGTTTTGCAATGGTGAACTTTGGCTCTTGCGTAGCATAGAACAGTTGGCTGTTGGAAGTATGGTTGCAGGAATCATCATGCTACACAGCAAAGTCTATTGATATAAACTGGAGTACAGTCTACTACTGTATTTGCTACCTACTTTTTCAGGTAATATATAATAAATTTTGTTATTGGATGATAATGTCATTGTAGTATAGTGGTAAGTATTCCTGCCTGTCACGCGggtgacccgggttcgatccccttCTTTGTATTCCTTTGGTCATGATGAAGAGTTGAACCTTCTAAAGCTGGCATCGTTTACAAGATTTATTTTCTGACCCCCTTCTTTGTATTCCTTTGGTCACTGACCCACTGACCGCTGAAATTACTTCCATGGATTATTATCTGACCCCCTTCTTTGTATTCCTTTGGTCATGAAGTGTTgagccttctttttttttctttgagggGAAAACTATTGAACCTGCTAAAGCTGGCATCGTTTACAAGATGCCCCACGACTCTCGAGCAAATGAATCCATCGCTGGGAGAGTCAGCCCCCAGCGGATACGCCTGTAAATTTTTAGGTGTATAACAACTACTTATTCAAGCAAGTTCAACGGAATCGTTACAATACCATATGGTTGAAAGAACCACACATGCCTGCCAAAGCCTATACTATCGGCCTCAAAGTTTCTAGACCTTCTCTCGTGTATAAATTTACACTCCAAAAACTCTCCAGAAGTAGCTCGAATTTCTTGAATAATAGCTGCATGTTTCCCACCTTGGTTTGCTTCAATCTCCTTGACCAGCGTGGCGCTGTGCGAAGAAATAATCACCTGAGTGATATTCAAATCAGGTGCTAATGCTAGAGGCTCGCAGCAAGCCATTCTAAAGTTGATACATCTATCACCCATAAAAGTAATTGATGAAGAGCCCAAGTAGTTACCGAGATGATCCTGAAAAATCGCAGTCGCTGCTCCTCTATCTCCATATCTCCCCACCGCGATGTTTGCATTAGCTTTCATTGTTTCAACTGGTGGTCTAATCCACAGTTCTCGTAGCTCGAGCTGGCCATGGATGGACTTGTTGATTGTAGGAGTGTTTATAAACGTATGAGTGGACCTTGGTGATTGAAATTCCTACTCATATATAGCTTTCCTACATGCATACCACACTGCCCATAAGGTTACTATCATCTCTTTGAAATCCTCCCACTGCAACGAATCATGCATAGTGGCTAGCCATAGTTTTGCATTTTAATCCTTGTCATTATCATATATTCCACCATATCATCCTTGCTAGGGCCCAAACTGACCTGAACATAGAACATTCGACTAGCGCATGCTTCCATGAATTACACATGCCAGATAAAGGACAATACGGAGTGTCAGCTATGCTCCTGTGATTCAAAACATCCAAGGTATGAATTAGTTCGTGCTAGACGCCACAAGAACACTTTATGTTTTGCAGGAACCGAGGCTCCCACATATCAGACCATTCTTTCAAAGCTGACACATGGTGTGAAGAACCCCCACTGCCTTCTAGCCAACCATATCTTGAGATTTTCATATTTATCAACATAAGCGGAACGAACTGGAAAACATCCATTTTTCTCAAAAGCCCACGGCCAAAATCCATCAGTAAAAGAATGTATTTCTCACCCGTTCTTCCCTCCATGTGGCCATAATCTCATCAATGAGGTCCAAACAATAAAGTCATTATTATTGGGTGCTGGTATAGGCCTCATAGAATTTTTCCCTTGGTAACAAGTTATGATTCCAAATTTCTGTGCTGGTTCCATCACCAATCGTCCTAATAAGGCCTTGGACTATAACATCCCTTCCTTCAATAATTGATCTCCAAATCTATGAAGGATGAGAGCCCAAAGTTACATTTAAAATAGAGGTGTCGGGAAAATAAACTGATTTGAGAATTCGTGCACTCAAAGAATTAGGTTCTTGTAGTATCCTCCATGCTTTCGTGGCCAGGAAGGCCAAACTAAAAGTCTCTAGATCTCTAAAGCCCATGTCACCCGAATATTTAGGTCTCATCATAATATCCCATGAGACGCAAGCTACCTTCCTTCTTTCATTCTTTACTCCCCACCAGAATTTCCTGATTAGCGAATTTTAGCGTTCACATAGCCCACACGGGAGTTTGAAATATCCCACAAAATATATTGGAATAGCATGCACGACTGATTTAATCAATTCTTCCTCCCCCTCCCATAGACAAAAGCTTCTCAAGACATTCCTGAATTTTATTCCACACTCTATCTTTTAAGTATTTGAATGTGATCTTCCAACATCAGAAGGCATTCACAAGTATTTTTCATTCAAAGATACATTATGCACATTAAGACAAAGTTTTAGCACCTCTCTAGTACTCTATAGACAACCTTTACCCAAAAAAGATTTTTTAGCTGTTACCGAAAAAAGACGACTTGTCCCATTTAGTTCGCGATCACCTGAAGAGAGGtagtagtgggccggcccatttagttCTCCGCTGCATTCAGTCGTTCgtccttcttcttttttctttttttataactTCTATTTATATTTTTGAACTGAAAAATATCATACTTAGGTCAAAACATTTAAAACTGGGAATTTAGAAAATCCTAATACTTCCGTGTGGGATGTTCCTAGGGTGGGGGAGACTAGTATAGGATCTCATCAATGAGATCATTTAAAAAAAACATGTTCAAACATTCTTAAAAAATTGTAGACACACATCAATGTTCGATCTTTGATGTACAATCTCGAAAAATTCAGCTCTTAATTCCACTTAcactaaaagaaaaaaaatcggatGTGAATATTGTCAAAATACTATTCACCCAAAGTTGTCACTATTAACATTTGAATTTGCGTATTTTTTAATCTCTAACTGTACATAGAGTTTTGAGCTGATTATTTTTCTAAATTGTAGACACACCCTGCATGTATGTTGTCaaataatttctgaatttttcggAATGtctaaatatgatttttttgtggTTGATCTCATTGATCTCACCTTACCTATACTAGTCGCCCCCTTCATAGAGTTGAGTGTATGTGCATGTACGTGGCATCTGCGTTTTTGTTGTGTTAAAAAagtgcatttcttctaatttttcGTAATTCATTTGTAGTCCTCCAATAAACAAAAGTATCTTTTTCCGATTGCATGTATCTTCCCTCTTGAAaaaaggtctctctctctctctctctctctctctctctctctctctctctattgctTGTATCTCTTCCTTTCCTTGCATAATTGATTTACTTGCAACTAACCAATGAATTAATTAATGGTAATTTCATTTAAATTATCTATAATTTCTGGCTTGGTCACCGTGCCAAAAAATACACCTTATAgccttatgatacgtctccaacgtatctataattttttattgttccatgtcatgatattatctatcttggatgatgttttatatgcattaatatgctattttatatcatttttttgggactaacctattaacctagtgcccagtgctgcTTTTTCCTTGATTTTGTCTtctatagaaaatcaataccaaacagagtccaaacggaacggaACTTTTTGagaatttttcttggaccagaagacaaccacgaaACTTCGGGACAGAAGACCCAGGAGGGagccacaagccctcagggcacgccctaggggggggggcgccccctaggcttcaaaaatttcaaaaaatttcctacgatcacgcaagatctatctaggagatgcatatcaacgagagggggagagtgtgcccacgtaccctcatagaccgaaagcggaagcgttaggttaatgcggttgatgtagtcgaacgtcttcatgatccaaccgatctagtaccgaacgtacgacacctccaagttcagcacacgttcagctcgatgacgtccctcgaattcttgatccagtagagggtcgagggagagtttcgtcagcacgacggcgtgattacagtgttggtgatgtgatccgtgcagggcttcgcctaagcacggcgATGATACTATTGGAGGAGTAAACGgtagaggggggcaccacacacgactaagacaatgttctgcctttggggtgcccccctgcccctgtatataaaggaggagggaggagtcctaaggccaggaggggcgcgccatggagggagtcctacaaggactccactcctagtaggattcgccccccacctttttcctttttttccggagtagcaaaggtgaaagagagagggagtaggagaaggaaagcaGGGCACCGCCCccaccctttgtccaattcggattggcaagggggggcgcgcgccacctcctatggccggccctctctcctccactaaggcccatcactacaaaaaaagtacacttccgtgatgatacatgtttgtcacagtaggtcacgttttttgtcatgcatgtacatccatgacgattttatgacagaatcaagatagtcatacctgtgttgtcgtataagtgttccatgacattacaaaaatta from Triticum aestivum cultivar Chinese Spring chromosome 3B, IWGSC CS RefSeq v2.1, whole genome shotgun sequence includes these protein-coding regions:
- the LOC123069093 gene encoding probable prolyl 4-hydroxylase 7 isoform X2, producing the protein MLLKVMFSFFQPRGKIGSYHNNIDAGLLFRLADSKDIVVSEIEDRISLWSFIPKEHGESMQILKYGANKSDPKNQETQLSSGANRLVTILMYLSDIKQGGETVFPRSEDTQAKEGTPSDCAGYAVKPVKGNAILLFNSRPDGIADKDSQYEACSVLEGEKWLAIKHMHASKIDKSKRSPASEDDGCTMKMVTVSVGPLPANATRIQCL
- the LOC123069093 gene encoding probable prolyl 4-hydroxylase 7 isoform X1; translated protein: MLLKVMFSFFQPRGKIGSYHNNIDAGLLFRLADSKDIVVSEIEDRISLWSFIPKVVSEHGESMQILKYGANKSDPKNQETQLSSGANRLVTILMYLSDIKQGGETVFPRSEDTQAKEGTPSDCAGYAVKPVKGNAILLFNSRPDGIADKDSQYEACSVLEGEKWLAIKHMHASKIDKSKRSPASEDDGCTMKMVTVSVGPLPANATRIQCL